The Celeribacter baekdonensis genomic interval TGGCCCCGTCAGCGCCCACAAGCCCTGCGCGATCAATGGCAAAGCGCACAGGCAGGCGTTGGATCGCAACATCATGGACGACCTGATCATAGCCACGCTGAAGGAAGGTCGAATACATCGTGCAAAATGGTTTCATCCCGCCCGCTGCAAGACCGGCGCAAAAGGTCACGCCATGCTGTTCGGCAATGCCCACGTCAAAACAGCGGCTCGGGAAGCGTTCCGCAAAGAGGTTCAACCCCGTCCCATCCGGCATCGCCGCCGTGACGGCGACGATTTTGTCCTCAAACCCGGCCTCTTGGATCAGCGCTTTGGCAAACACAGAGGTGTAGGACGGCGCATTGGATTTCGCCTTTTTCTGTTCGCCGGTGACCATGTCGAATTTGCCGGTGGCATGACCTTTGTCGGGCCGCCCCTCGGCCGGGGCATAACCTTTGCCTTTTTGAGTGATTGCATGGATCAAGATCGGTCCAGTGGCACGCGCTTTCACGGTCCGCAAGACAGAGAGGAGTTGATCCAAATCGTGGCCGTCAATCGGCCCGACATAAGAAAATCCCAGCTCTTCAAACAAGGTGCCACCGACAGTCATGCCCTTGAGCATTTCCTTGGCGCGTTTGGCCCCCTCTTGGAACGGATGCGGCAAAAGCGATACGGCCCCTTTGGCTGCGGCCTTGAGCTCTTGAAACGGTGCGCCCGCATAGAGACGGGTCAGGTAGGACGACAGCGCGCCTGTCGGCGGTGCAATCGACATTTCATTGTCGTTGAGGATCACGATCAACCGTTTGCCCAAATGGCCCGCGTTGTTCATGGCCTCAAAAGCCATACCAGCGGACATCGAGCCATCTCCGATCACCGCAATCGCATCACCGATGCCATTCTCGGGCGCTCCGCCCAGATCCCGCGCCACGGCAAAGCCCAAAGCGGCAGAAATCGAGGTCGAGCTATGCGCCGCACCGAACGGGTCATAGGGGCTTTCCGAGCGCTTGGTGAAACCGGACAGGCCACCTTCGGTCCGTAAAGTACGGATACGATCACGACGCCCGGTGAGGATTTTATGCGGGTAGCATTGGTGCGAGACATCCCAAATCAGGCGATCTTTTGGCGCATCAAATACCGCATGAAGCGCCACGGTCAACTCGACCACGCCCAGCCCAGCACCCAAATGCCCACCCGTCACGGAGACGGCGGAAATGGTCTCCTGCCGCAACTCATGCGCCAGACGCTTTAGCTCCGGATCTGAGAGGGCCTTGAGATCGGCCGGAACATGAACACGGTCTAGGGTCGGTGTGGCTGGACGGTCAGACATAGCGTCTCGCTTTCTCAGGTTTCCCGCGAAATAACGAAGCGGGCAAGGTCTCGCAAGGGTTCGGCGCGGCTTCCATAGGGGCTCAATGCCGCACAGGCTTGCTCCACAAGGCGTTCGGCACGGGCTTTGGCCTCCTCAAGACCAAGCAGCGACACGAATGTGGCTTTGCCAGCCTCGGCATCTTTGCCCACGGCTTTGCCGGTTTTGGCAACATCGCCCTCTATATCTAGGATGTCATCATGGATTTGAAAGGCAAGTCCCAGCGCCGATGCATAGGCACGCAGTGGCGTAGGATCGGCCCCCCAAGGATGGCCCCGGCGCAAGCGGACCACTCAATCAGCGCACCGGTTTTATGCCCCTGAAGCTCGGTGATCTGCGCCAGATCAAGCGGTGTCTCTGAGGTCTCAGCCGCGATATCTTGGGCTTGGCCCAAAACCATGCCTTGAGCCCCGGATGATTTGGCCAAAGAGGCGATCAATTCGACCCGAACTTGGCTCGAAACGGCCATTTCAGGCCGAGTCAACAACTCGAACGCAAGAGTCTGAAGCGCATCGCCAACCAGCACAGCCGTCGCCTCGTCCCATCGTTTATGCACCGTTGGCTGACCCCGGCGCAGGTCGTCGTCGTCCATACACGGCAGGTCATCATGCACAAGACTATAGGCATGCAGCGCCTCAATCGCGGCGGCGGCCCAAACGGAGTGTTCAGCCGATACCCCATGAAGGGTCGCGCCCTCCATAACCAAAAACGCCCGCAACCGCTTGCCACCGTTTAAGGCATAGCGCATCCCCTCCTCGACCGGCATGGACCCAAGCGGGGCCAAAGCCGTCTCAAGACAGGCCGCAACAGCCGCTTTGCAGCGTGCGAGATCGTCTTGCATCAGAGGCCTTCGACTTTCGTGGTGCCAGCGGCGGTGCCATCAGGACCAACAGTGATCTTTTCGACCTTTTCCTCGGCTTCTTTCAGCTTGGTCTCGCAATGCGCTTTCAAAGCAGCACCGCGCTCATAGAGTTTGATGCTGTCTTCCAACGCAACATCACCATGTTCCAGCTTGCCGACAACCTGATCAAGTTCGGCCATAGCGGATTCAAAGGACATCTCGGATACTGGCGTTTCACTCATTTGATGTGCTCCCGATTGCTTTGTGACCTGCATATAGGGAAACCGCCCCAATTGACCAGTTCCCGTTTGGCTTTTGGCCTTATTCCGGGGTCAGCATATAGCCCGATCCGCGCACAGTTTGAAGGTAACGCGGTTGGCGTGGATCATCCTCGATCTTGCGTCTCAGGCGGGTGATTTGCACATCAACGGCGCGCTCTTGCGCTTGCCCACCATCGCGCCCAAGCCGTTCAACCAAATCATTGCGCGTTACGGGTTCTGCGGGGGCCGCGGCAAAAATCCGCATGAGTTGAGATTCGGTCGCGGTCAAACGCACGATCTGATCCCCTTCCCAAAGCTCCCCGCGCTCCACATCATAGCGAAACCGGCCCAAATGAATATATTTCGGCGCTGTTTCAATCTCTTCGATCTGAGGCATCCGACGCAGAACCGCATTGATCCGCAACAGCAGTTCTTTCGGCTCAAATGGCTTTGGCAAATAATCATCCGCCCCCGCCTCAAGCCCGGCAATGCGGTCTTCGGTTTCACCTTTTGCGGTCAAAAGCATGATCGGCGTGGCGATTTTACTGCGCAGATCGCGGGTCAGACTGATCCCGTCTTCGCCGGGCATCATCACATCCAAAACGATCAAATCGAATTCAAGCCCCGCAAGCAATCGCCGCGCATGAGCAGCATCGCGCGCGGCGGTCACGCAAAAGCCATGACGGATCAGAAACTTTTGCAAAAGCCCCCGGATCCGTTCATCGTCGTCCACGATCAAAAGGTGAATTTCACCACTCACCCTTTGTCCTCCTTCGTTGCCATGGCATTAAAATATGCGGCCTGATCTGGGTCCATCATTGCCTCAAGTACGCGCCTAAAGCCAGCAACGGCTTCGTGTCCCGCCTCGCGGTAGGCCACGCGCATCCGGGCGCGCTGCGCTTCTGACAGCTCCGCCTCCAACGCCTTGCCGCTGTCCGACAGGTAGAGATGACGTTCACGTTTATCCTGAACCCCCACCCGGCTTTCGACCAAACCGTCCTCAATCAACGCCCGCAGAACACGGTTCAAAGATTGTTTGGTCACCCCAAGAATGCCAAGCAAGTTGTTCACATTGGTCCCTGGCGCGCGGCTGATAAAATGGATCGCCCGATGATGGGCACGACCATAGCCGTATTTCTCCAAAATGCGATCCGGGTCGGCGGTAAAGCCACGATAGGCAAAGAACATGGCTTCGATCCCTTTTCGAAGCTGCTCATCTGTCAGAAACAAAAGGGCTTGTCCGCCCTTTGTCCCGCCTGCTTTGCCGTCCGCCATGTCATGTCCCGTTCAAAAATTGCGTATTTTGAAGTCACTTTAAGTCAGTGTTGTTGACATTCCAAGTTTGAATTGATAGCGAAACCGGGATTTCGCGCAACAATAAGTCCTCAAAGAGACCTTATTGCGCAACTATCGTGAACTCAAGCGGCGGATAAAAGGGAGGCACCTCATGGCAGGAAGCTACGAAGACCGGGACGGCAAAATCTGGATGGACGGTGGACTGGTCGATTGGCGAGATGCCAAGGTCCATATTCTGACCCATGCGATGCATTATGCCTCTTCGGTGTTTGAAGGTGAGCGCTGCTACAATGGCAAGATCTTCAAATCCGTCGAACATTCCGAGCGCCTTCTGCGCTCCGGCGCTTTGCTTGATATGCCGATCCCCTACACGGTCGCAGAGATCGAAGCGGCGAAATACGCCGTTCTTGAGGCCAATGGCTGGGACGACGCCTATGTTCGGGTGATCGCATGGCGTGGTGCGGGTGAGGACATGGGCGTGGCGTCGAACAAGAACCCCGTGCGCATGGCTGTCGCCGCGTGGGAATGGGGCGCGTATTATGGGGATGCGAAAATGAAGGGCGCTAAGCTCGACATCGCGAAATGGAAACGCCCCTCGCCAGAAACCATCCCGACCGCCGCGAAAGCCGCTGGCCTCTATATGATCTGCACCATGTCCAAACATGCCGCCGAAGCCAAAGGCTGTTCTGACGCGCTGTTTATGGATTATCGCGGCTATGTGGCCGAAGCGACAGGCGCAAACATCTTTTTCGTCAAAAACGGCGAAGTCCACACGCCGATCCCTGACGCGATCCTCAATGGCATCACCCGTCAGACCGTGATCGAGATGCTCAAACAAAAAGGCATCACCGTGCATGAGCGTCGCATCCTACCCGAAGAGCTCGACGGGTTCGAACAATGCTGGCTGACCGGAACCGCAGCGGAGGTCACGCCTGTCGGTCAAATCGGGGACTACACATTCGAAGTAGGCGCTTTGACGCGCGACATCGCGGAAAGCTACGAAATGCTGGTGCGCAGCTAAACTTAACCAAGAAATAAGGCCTTTCTGCCAATCTGTTTCTGAACGGATTGGCGGGAGGCGCTTGTGCCCAAAAAAGACACCATTGTTATTCTTCTGATCACGGTGTTCATCGTGACCCCGGCTATTCTTGCGCTTGGGGCTTATTTCGTCACGAAAAACCCCTCATTGCGCCCTCTTGGCATCACCGTTGAGCGCCTGACAGAGGCGGGTCAAATTGAAAACAAAAGCCTGATCGTCGCAGTGATCGACATCGGGACAGAGACAAAAGACCCGACAAGCAAACAGACCTACAAGCAAGCGATCGAAACAGCGTTTGATCGGCTAGAAACCGAGGCGAGTGTCAAATTTCGCTCTATACCGGGCAGCTCTCAAACAACGATCACTTATATTGTTGGCGAAAGTCGAATTGGACCTTTTCCTGTCTCACGCGCAGCCGAGGGCATTCTGGCCGCGGCTCAGGCAGAACGCATGATCGTGACTCAGCGGCGTGCTGTGGCAAAAGAGCAGGAGCGCAGAGAAAGCCTGTCCAAAAGTGCATTCTGGCAAAAAGTATTTGATTAAATTGAATCGGTTTTGCGCCGCCGTTCCGCACTCAATCCAAGAGCGCGCTCTCGCAAAATGATCGCAATTCCCGCAGCAATCACGATACTCGCGCCAATCAGCATCGGCAGTGTCGGCACCTCGCCAAAAACGGTATAGCCGATGATCAAGGCAAACAACATTGACGCATAATCAAACGGCGCAAGAAGCGATGCATCCGCATAGCGGTAACACGATGTCAGGCACACCTGCGCGATGCCGCCAATCAGACCGCCGAAAATGAGAAATGTTGCGACGATTGGGCTCGGCATCACCCAATCTGAGAAAGGAATGGTCAAAAGCCCCGCGAGAGTACAGGACGTAGAGAACCAAAAGACAATTGACGTCGTCGATTCACTGCGCACCATGTTGCGCACATGCAGTTGTACAATCGCGGCCAAACAGGCGCCACCAAGGGCAACCATCGCTCCCAATTGTTCAAGCGGATCGGGTGCGCCCTGCAACACAGTGATGCGCGGCAAAAGCACGACAATCACCCCGACAAGTCCGGCCAACACCGCAGAAAACCGAAACAGCCGGACATTTTCACCCGCAAACATCGCAGCAAAGATCACCAAAAGCAGTGGCGAGGCGTAACCGATGGCCGTCGCCTCCGGCAGCGGCAACAAAGCCAAGGCATAGAAATTCAAAAACATTGCGCTTGCGCCGATCATCCCACGCCAAACATGCCCCATCGGAGATTTAACCCGAAGTCCCGCAGTGAATTCATGCCGTCGCGCAAGCCAGATAAAAATAATCGGCAAGGCAAAGAACGATCGGAAAAACACCGCCTCGCCCGGCGGCACCTCATCGCTCGCAGCTTTGATCAGTGCAGCCATAATGACAAAGCAAAATACCGAAGCGAGTTTGAGGGCAATGCCTCGAAAGGGGGTCATAAAAGGGATTCCGCGCGCTGATCAGACCACTAAACAGTTTCACGCTCAGCCAAGCCGCGCAACGGCCCATCGCGCTGCGTCGCGCACGGTGGCATCGGCATCTTCGCACAACGCTCGCGCGATGGGTTCAAGATCGGTCACACCCGAATTGCCAATCGCATAAAGCACGTTGCGAACAAAGCGGTCGCGTCCAACCCGCTTGATCGGAGAGCCCGAAAACTTTGCACGGAACGCTGCATCGTCCAGCATCGCCAGATCACGTAAAGGCGGTGAAATGAGATCATCCCGAGCCGCATAACGCAGCTCCTTCGCTGTGACCGCGAACTTATTCCACGGACAGGCCGCGAGACAATCGTCACAGCCATAAATTCGATTGCCCATCTTTTCGCGTAGTTCAAGGTCTACCGGCCCATGATGTTCGATCGTCAGATACGAAATGCACCGTCGCGCATCGAGTTGAAACGGCGCCGGAAAGGCCTGAGTCGGACAGGCATCCAAACAGGACCGACAAGACCCACAATGGTCTTTTTCTGCTGGATCAGGGTCGAAACTATGAGTTGTAAAGATCGCCCCAAGAAAGAACCAACTGCCCAAATCGCGCGCCAAAAGATTGGTGTGTTTGCCTTGCCAGCCCAGCCCTGCCTGAGCGGCAAGAGGCTTTTCCATCACCGGAGCGGTGTCGACAAACACCTTGATCTCCGTCCCCTCGCCCGCCTGCTCTATCAGCCACCGACCCAGTCGTTTGAGCCGCTTTTTGACCATGTCGTGATAATCGCGATTGCGGGCATAGACGGATATTGCGCCGGATTCGGGTCTGTTTACTGCCTTCATCGGGTCATCGTCAGGGGTGTAAACCTCGGCCAGCATGATCACCGATTTTGCCTCAGGCCAAAGGGCCGCCGGATCACCCCGCCACGCCATGCGCTCTTCCATCCACCCCATTTGACCGTGATGCCCCGCGTCCACAAAGGCTTTCAGCCGCTCCATGGCGCCGGGCAAATCAGGCCGGGCAAAACCCACCTTAGAAAACCCCTCCTCCAAGGCACGCGCGCGTACTGTTTCTTTGTCTAATCCAGCCACATTGCGCCCCTTTAGGGTCAGTTTTCCTTAGATCCGACCTTAGAAATCAAGGTCAGCATAATGGGACGGCGGCGGGAAACCGGGAACTTGGTCCGCCAAAAGCGACCGAAACGCGGGGCGCGATTTGATCTTTGCGTACCAATCCTTGACCACTTCATGCCGATTCCAATCAACGTCGGAAATATAGTCCAACGATGACAGATGCGCGGCCGCAGCAAAGTCGGCAAGCGTCATCGCATCACCGGCTAGCCAACGCCGACGCTCCAACAACCACGCCATGTAGTCCAAATGGTATTTAACCGCTTTCGCCCCGGATTTCACATTGGCGGACACCGGATAGCCGCCCTTCATCAACTTGCGATTGACCCGTTCGTACAAAAGATTTGCTGTCACCTCACTGTGAAACTTATCGTCGAACCATGCCACCAACCGCCGCACTTCGTAGCGACCATCGAGGTCTTTGGGCATCAAAGGCGGCGTTGGATAGCGCTCCTCTAAATATTCGCAAATCGGTGTGCTCTCTGCGAGGTGCATATCGTCGATCCGCAACACTGGAACCTTGCCAGCGGGATTGCGGCGCATGAAATCGGGGTCGCGTTCCCAATAGCGTTCTTCGACCAGCTCCACCTCAAGCCTTTTCTCCGCCAAGCAGAGACGCACCTTGCGGCAAAACGGGGAAAGGGGGACGTGAAAAAGTCGGATCATGTTCGCTACTCTTGTTTTCTTCTACTTGCCGCGATTGTGCCGTCAGTTCAATGGTCGAAACAAGCTGCGCGACCATCGCGGGATATTGTCGCGGCCCCATCGACGATCTGGGCGGCTCTCCGCCGAACAAATGGGCCAGGATTGCCCGCATTTCGATCTTTTGGTGCGGGCAAAACAGCCGCGAGTTGGGCCGACTGTTGCGCCGTGAGGGCCTCTGGGCCGACTCCAAAATAATGGCGCGCCGCAGCCTCTGCACCAAAGACGCCCGCATCAAATTCAGCAACATTGAGATAGACCTCAAGGATGCGCTTTTTGCTCCATGTCAGTTCAACGATGGGGGTAATGAGGGCCTCAAGCGCTTTGCGAGACCAACTCCGCCCATGCCATAAAAAGCTATTTTTGACCACTTGCTGTGTGATCGTCGAGGCCCCACGTTGCCCCCCGAGTCGATTGCGGCACGAATGGCGGTCAGGTCAAACCCCCAATGGGTACAAAAATTAGCATCCTCCGCAGCAACAACGGAGCGCGCAAGCGCCGGCGATATACGCTCGATCGGGGTCCATTGATAATCCACCGATGCGCCCTGACGGCCAGATTCGGCCATCATATAGGGTGTCGTCGGCACGGGAAGGACGGAATAGGCCAGAATCCACAGCACACCCACCCCCATGAACAGCGCCACCAATCGCAACACCCGCCGCCGAATGCGCCGAAACAGACCGGGACCGGAGGTGGTCGATTTTTTGGTCGATTTTTTCTGTGTCTTGCGTGCCATGCGAACGAGGAACCACGTGGGCCGTATAAAGGTCAAGTGATCGGATCGACAAAACGAAAAAAGCCCCCGAAACCGGGGGCTTTTCGCGAAGTTCGGGTCACATTCACTCGGCCGGGATCGCGCCTTTTTCAATGGCGAGCGGCACCGGCAAATGGATCAACATCTCTTTCGGGCAAATCTGAAGGAAATACCCTTTTTGCTCCTCCCAGTGGAGCAAAATGTCTTTGGCTTTCACCGATCCGGTTTCTGCAGCGTGACGTTCAACCAGACCTCTGAGCTGCGTTTCCCAATGATCGACAGTGACCGGACAGGTGACCAACGTCTCCATGTTGATGAGATCAAGCGCGAGCCCATCCGGGTCATAGAGATACGCCATGCCGCCGGTCATCCCTGCGCCAAAGTTTGCGCCAATAGAGCCCAGAATTACGGTCAAACCGCCGGTCATATACTCACACCCGTTGGAGCCGCAGCCTTCGATCACCGCCGTCGCGCCAGAGTTGCGCACAGCAAAACGTTCGCCTGCGCGACCCGCCGCAAAGAGATAACCGTCGGTTGCTCCGTAAAGAACGGTGTTGCCGATGATCGTATTCTCGGAGGCAACAAGCGGCGAATGCATTGGAGGGCGTACCACAACCGTGCCCCCCGAAAGACCTTTGCCGACATAATCGTTGGCGTCGCCCGATACCTCGATTTTCAGACCAGGTGCCGCAAAAGCGCCGAGGGACTGACCAGCAGATCCGGTGAGTTTCACCGTCAAATGATCCGGCTGAAGCGCATTGCGCATACCGAATTTCGACACGATATGCGACGAGGTGCGTGTGCCAATGGTCCGGTGCGTGTTTTGCACCGCGTAAGACAGCTGCATCTTTTCGCCATCATTCAAGAAACGCGCAGCGTCAGAAACGATTTGCGCATCAAGCGTATCAGGCACCGCATTGCGCGGTTTGGAGCGATCATAGACAATTTTGTCTGCGCCATCGACGGAGATCAAAAGCGGGTTGAGATCGAGATCATCAAGATGCGCTGCACCGCGAGAAACCTGCGTCAACAGATCCGCACGACCGATCACCTCATCCAGAGAACGCGCGCCAAGAGAGGCCAGCAATTCACGCACCTCTTGAGCATAGAAGGTGATGAGGTTCACAACCTTATCGGCATTGCCAGTAAACTTGCCGCGCAGGGCTTCGTCTTGGGTACACACACCCACCGGGCAGGTGTTCGACTGACACTGACGGACCATGATACAGCCCATCGCGATCAATGCGGCGGTGCCGATACCGTATTCCTCAGCACCCAGCATCGCGGCCATGACAATGTCACGCCCCGTCCGCAAACCGCCATCCGTGCGCAGCGTCACACGCTCGCGCAGATTGTTCATCGCCAAGACCTGATGCGCCTCGGTGAGGCCCATTTCCCACGGCAGGCCCGCGAATTTGATCGAGGTCGCAGGCGAGGCCCCCGTGCCACCGTTGTGACCGGAGATCAGGATGATGTCGGCTTTGGCTTTCGCCACACCTGCGGCAATCGTGCCAACGCCAGAAGACGCCACGAGTTTGACCGTGACCTTACAGCGCGGGTTGACCTGTTTGAGGTCATAGATGAGCTGTGCAAGGTCTTCGATCGAGTAGATGTCGTGGTGCGGTGGCGGCGAGATCAGCGTCACGCCTTTGGTCGAATGGCGCAGCTTGGCGATCAGGTCGGTGACCTTCATGCCGGGCAACTGACCACCCTCACCGGGTTTCGCCCCCTGAGCGACTTTGATCTCAAGCTCTTCACAGGCCAACAGGTATTCGACCGTGACGCCAAAGCGTCCCGACGCCACCTGTTTGATCTTGGCCGACGCGTTGTCACCATTGGGTTCCGGTGTGAAATCATCCGGGGATTCACCGCCCTCACCCGAGTCAGACTTCGCACCGATCCGGTTCATTGCGATCGAGAGCGTGCGGTGTGCCTCGGGAGACAAAGCCCCCAAAGACATGCCCGGCGTCACAAAGCGTTTGCGGATCGAGGTGATCGATTCGACCTCTTCGATCGGGACGGGTTTGCCCAGCGGTTTGAAATCCAACAGATCGCGCAGATGAATCGGCGGGTTGGATTTCATTTTCGCGGAATATTGTTTCCACATCTCATAGGAGGCACGGTCACAGGCCGATTGCAGCATATGCATCGACTGTGCTTCCCATGCATGGGTTTCGCCCGATTTACGCGCTTTGTAAAAGCCGCCGATCGGAAGCGTGTTGCCACCCAGCCAGCCTTGTTTGTGAACCGCCAAAAGTTTCTTTTGAATGCCCCCGATGCCAATGCCGGAAATCCGGCTGTGCATCCCCGGGAAGAACTCCGCACACAGGGCGCGAGACAGGCCCACGGCCTCAAAGTTCAAACCGCCGCGATAGGAGGAAATCACCGAAATCCCCATCTTGGCCATGATCTTCAACAGACCCGCGTCTACAGCGGCACGGTAGCGCAAAACCGCCTCGGACAAGGTGCAATCCAACAGGCCGCGATCAATACGGTCGGACAGGCTGTCCTCCGCGAGATAGGCGTTGACGATGGTCGCGCCGCAACCGATCAACACCGCAAAATAATGCGGGTCGATACATTCGGCGGAACGCACACCGAGCGAACAGAAGGTCCGCAGGCCCTTACGCGTCAGCCAGCTGTGCACCGCCGAGGTCGCAAGGATCATCGGCATGGCGACGTTCTCTTCGTTCTGCCCCTGATCGGACAGGATGATGTGACCACCACCGGAGCGCACGGCCTCTTCGGCCTCGGCGCGTATCCGATCCAACCCATCACGCAACGCGTTCGGGCCACCATCGACCGGGAAGGTACAGTCGATTTCCGTCATCGGCGCGTTGAAATGATCTTTCAGCGCATCGAATTGTGCGTTGCCAACGAACGGGCTTTCCAACACGAGAATCTCGGTCTGGGAGCTGTCCTCATCCAACACGTTTTTCAGGTTGCCAAAGCGGGTTTTGAGCGACATGACGCGGAATTCGCGCAAGCTGTCGATCGGCGGGTTGGTCACCTGAGAAAAGTTCTGCCGGAAGAAATGCGACAGCGGGCGGTACTTGGTCGAGAGCACGGCAGAGGGCGTGTCGTCGCCCATCGAGGCCAGTGCCTCTTTGCCGTCTTCGGCCATCGGCGCGAGGATTTGTTCCAGCTCTTCAATCGTGTAACCGGCTGCGATCTGACGTTTTTTCAACTCGGCGCCCGTGTAATACGCGGTCTCGGTGATGCCTGACAATTCATCTTCCAGATCATTGATTTTACCGACCCAGTCACCAAACGGACGGGCATTGGCCAAGCGATCCTTGATCTCAACGTCGTGGTACAATTTGCCCTCGGCCATATCGACAGCCAACAATTGCCCCGGCCCAAGCGCACCTTTTTCAACCACAGTGGCCTCATCGGTCGGCACCATGCCAACCTCGGAGCCCGCGATCACAAGCCCATCGCCCGTCACGACATAGCGCATCGGACGCAGCCCGTTGCGGTCAAGCCCGGCGCAAACCCAGCGGCCATCGGTCATCGCCAAAGCGGCCGGACCGTCCCAAGGCTCCATCACGGAGTTCACATAGGAATACATGTCGCGCCACGCCTGCGGCAGTTCTTCGGCATTTTTCGACCAAGCTTCGGGCACCAACATGGTTTTCGCCATCGGGGCCGAGCGGCCCGCACGCACCAGCACTTCGAACACCGCATCGAGAGCGGCGGAATCGGAGGCGCCTTGCGGGATGATCGGCTTGATGTCTTCGGCCATGTCGCCAAACGTTGTCGAGGCCATGCGGATTTCGTGCGACTTCATCCAGTTGGTGTTGCCGTTGATCGTGTTGATCTCACCGTTATGCGCCAACATGCGGAACGGCTGGGCCAACCACCACTGCGGGAACGTGTTGGTGGAATAGCGCTGGTGATAAATCGCAAAGGCGGATTCAAAGCGTTCGTCCATCAGGTCCGGGTAAAACACCGCAACCTGTTCGGCCAACATCATGCCTTTGTAGATGATTGAGCGGCAGGACAGCGAACAGATGTAGAGGCTG includes:
- the fzlA gene encoding FtsZ-binding protein FzlA, with amino-acid sequence MIRLFHVPLSPFCRKVRLCLAEKRLEVELVEERYWERDPDFMRRNPAGKVPVLRIDDMHLAESTPICEYLEERYPTPPLMPKDLDGRYEVRRLVAWFDDKFHSEVTANLLYERVNRKLMKGGYPVSANVKSGAKAVKYHLDYMAWLLERRRWLAGDAMTLADFAAAAHLSSLDYISDVDWNRHEVVKDWYAKIKSRPAFRSLLADQVPGFPPPSHYADLDF
- the queG gene encoding tRNA epoxyqueuosine(34) reductase QueG, producing MAGLDKETVRARALEEGFSKVGFARPDLPGAMERLKAFVDAGHHGQMGWMEERMAWRGDPAALWPEAKSVIMLAEVYTPDDDPMKAVNRPESGAISVYARNRDYHDMVKKRLKRLGRWLIEQAGEGTEIKVFVDTAPVMEKPLAAQAGLGWQGKHTNLLARDLGSWFFLGAIFTTHSFDPDPAEKDHCGSCRSCLDACPTQAFPAPFQLDARRCISYLTIEHHGPVDLELREKMGNRIYGCDDCLAACPWNKFAVTAKELRYAARDDLISPPLRDLAMLDDAAFRAKFSGSPIKRVGRDRFVRNVLYAIGNSGVTDLEPIARALCEDADATVRDAARWAVARLG
- a CDS encoding DMT family transporter; translated protein: MTPFRGIALKLASVFCFVIMAALIKAASDEVPPGEAVFFRSFFALPIIFIWLARRHEFTAGLRVKSPMGHVWRGMIGASAMFLNFYALALLPLPEATAIGYASPLLLVIFAAMFAGENVRLFRFSAVLAGLVGVIVVLLPRITVLQGAPDPLEQLGAMVALGGACLAAIVQLHVRNMVRSESTTSIVFWFSTSCTLAGLLTIPFSDWVMPSPIVATFLIFGGLIGGIAQVCLTSCYRYADASLLAPFDYASMLFALIIGYTVFGEVPTLPMLIGASIVIAAGIAIILRERALGLSAERRRKTDSI
- a CDS encoding branched-chain amino acid aminotransferase; protein product: MAGSYEDRDGKIWMDGGLVDWRDAKVHILTHAMHYASSVFEGERCYNGKIFKSVEHSERLLRSGALLDMPIPYTVAEIEAAKYAVLEANGWDDAYVRVIAWRGAGEDMGVASNKNPVRMAVAAWEWGAYYGDAKMKGAKLDIAKWKRPSPETIPTAAKAAGLYMICTMSKHAAEAKGCSDALFMDYRGYVAEATGANIFFVKNGEVHTPIPDAILNGITRQTVIEMLKQKGITVHERRILPEELDGFEQCWLTGTAAEVTPVGQIGDYTFEVGALTRDIAESYEMLVRS
- a CDS encoding response regulator, encoding MSGEIHLLIVDDDERIRGLLQKFLIRHGFCVTAARDAAHARRLLAGLEFDLIVLDVMMPGEDGISLTRDLRSKIATPIMLLTAKGETEDRIAGLEAGADDYLPKPFEPKELLLRINAVLRRMPQIEEIETAPKYIHLGRFRYDVERGELWEGDQIVRLTATESQLMRIFAAAPAEPVTRNDLVERLGRDGGQAQERAVDVQITRLRRKIEDDPRQPRYLQTVRGSGYMLTPE
- a CDS encoding exodeoxyribonuclease VII small subunit, with protein sequence MSETPVSEMSFESAMAELDQVVGKLEHGDVALEDSIKLYERGAALKAHCETKLKEAEEKVEKITVGPDGTAAGTTKVEGL
- a CDS encoding MarR family winged helix-turn-helix transcriptional regulator, producing the protein MADGKAGGTKGGQALLFLTDEQLRKGIEAMFFAYRGFTADPDRILEKYGYGRAHHRAIHFISRAPGTNVNNLLGILGVTKQSLNRVLRALIEDGLVESRVGVQDKRERHLYLSDSGKALEAELSEAQRARMRVAYREAGHEAVAGFRRVLEAMMDPDQAAYFNAMATKEDKG
- the dxs gene encoding 1-deoxy-D-xylulose-5-phosphate synthase produces the protein MSDRPATPTLDRVHVPADLKALSDPELKRLAHELRQETISAVSVTGGHLGAGLGVVELTVALHAVFDAPKDRLIWDVSHQCYPHKILTGRRDRIRTLRTEGGLSGFTKRSESPYDPFGAAHSSTSISAALGFAVARDLGGAPENGIGDAIAVIGDGSMSAGMAFEAMNNAGHLGKRLIVILNDNEMSIAPPTGALSSYLTRLYAGAPFQELKAAAKGAVSLLPHPFQEGAKRAKEMLKGMTVGGTLFEELGFSYVGPIDGHDLDQLLSVLRTVKARATGPILIHAITQKGKGYAPAEGRPDKGHATGKFDMVTGEQKKAKSNAPSYTSVFAKALIQEAGFEDKIVAVTAAMPDGTGLNLFAERFPSRCFDVGIAEQHGVTFCAGLAAGGMKPFCTMYSTFLQRGYDQVVHDVAIQRLPVRFAIDRAGLVGADGATHAGSFDVAFLANLPGMVVMAAADEAELVHMVATAAAHDAGPIAFRYPRGEGVGVQMPERGVPLEIGKGRVVREGTRVALLSFGTRLESSLKAAENLAAKGISCTVADARFAKPLDHDLIRDLAANHEALITLEEGAVGGFGSHVADFLANEGLFDRGLKFRSMTLPDTFIDQASPEAMYAMAGLNTPDIEAKVLSALGVTDLSSKRA